CGAAAGTGGTTTAATTTAAGTCCGAGTTTCGAAAGGGGTTAATTGAAGTCCGGGTTtcgaaaatatttataaaaaaaataaaaaaaataaaaattaggtcCGGAGGTCTCGTTGAACCGAAGTTCAAACGAGACCTGGTCTCGTATGGGAAatgcaggtctcgtacgagacatgCGTTTATTtagcaggtctcgttcgagacccacaggtctcgtacgagacctgttcAAACTcagcaggtctcgttcgagacctgctgCGGGAATCCAGGGGGGCAGTTTCGCCCCCTGATTTCTCTCAATTCGTTCATGTTTTTAAAACGCTCTCCAAATCAAAAATACTCACCACACTTCATACTAACCCTAGCCGCCATCTTCCTCGTTTTTCCTTGAGAGAAATCGCTAATAATTGCCTCCAAAATTGGTGAAAAATAATCGGTAAGTTTGTTTCAAAATTTCAGTTTTGTTCAAAAACGACATTTCCGTTCATCACTGATTGCTCTCTCGTTTCAGAATCGAAATAAGTTATGTTTCCTTCCAGCGATAGAAGACTCACAtatctacaaatcccaatttttgtttcgtaaaaaggTACGTTAGATTTCTCGTATTAAATgtcgccgttttaccgttttctggaaattttatgttttaagttTAATCGACCTCTCTGAAATTTAATTCATTCCAcagccgttcggaggtcgaaatcaattccgtttgtttcccgtgaaagtagactcacgcctctacgtttctacactttTTGTTCGTCAAAGggtacgtaaacgaactcgTATTAATCGCCGCCGTCTCACCGTATTGAGTTGTTCTTAACTGAGTATGCTTTGAAGTGTTACTGTCGAATTCGTTCCTTTGTTCTTAGGCTATGATTTTGTTACCCTATGTGATTATGGTCTCTTGTATGATTAATTAAGGTTTTGTTTAAGCTCTTATTATGATTTGTCTATCGGTTTCATTTGTTGATGTTTAGTTGTTTTGTTTTCGTGATAACATCACTGCCATGTTctcttttgtaaaaaaaaatggtttgcTTCGATTAAATCTTGGGGATGCCGTACCTTTCATAATTGCTTGATTCTTGTTCTTGATTCATTGCGATTAGTTTGGGTAATTTGACATTAGAACAATTGATTAAGTTGAGTTTTGGTGATAAAAGGGTTGGCGGGTTAGGCTCTGTAACAAAGGAGTTTTGTTTCAAATAGTGAAGATGGTGGTAATTAGGCAATAATGGTCCTTAGATTATTATATCTATAATTAATTGATTccttaagtaaattgttatctATTTCGCTTTTGAACTTttgattatttgttttaattttaactagggggtttcaattttaaattgaaatataacagcttgataattttatttaaattcatttataattaaatcgttatatttattataaatgaaaagtggatctttatttttaatctataattTTATAGATTCTCGgatgataaatattattttaaaattttaccaactcaacaatattattttaaatctaaaaataatatttgaatccatttaaaattaatttattattatcattaaaattttaaatgaggttggatatttattatcaatttataaatttatgaatttatacaTTCTCGGATGACACTTTTTGGCTTAATGTGCtaatgtgattaaattttagtttaacttttaaattatttatgtgatttattataaagggaaaatttaatattttatctaaTTATTGGTTTGTGATTTTGGTTTAGCGTGCCAATTGgctaaatttatgatttagccatttattgaattattgattatttagtgagatattttgccggtaatatttaattacttgggtttcaagcaattgagttttattttaatgtcgattaatattttattaaatattaaattataaactgtggtttataactctggttttatggttgggtcgggttagacttgggtcgcccgacatgtggggttagcttggtagttttaagaaactcggctaccccactatttgaggaaaagattttatttattaattaaatattatttaattaatattttcggatgatttttaaatatgaactcaataggcttgatttatttacggcattataatttaagtgagattgtgtttctctgtgtttctatttggattattatttgtgctagtcctacgtgatgtctagtattcttagagttaggggttggagcgattttaacgtatgatttatttttagactcttcgactactcgcgctccggagtcgaaccagggttagctgtttgccgaagtttcacgtggataagcaagcagtgagtttgtagtgctatttaccgctttattaagtaacgcatcatattttaatattataaatgcttttaaactgtttttacggattatggatctggattgaaacgagctactcgataggcttgtatcgagactgtgtgcaccggtaagtactctgaaaaacggcagactaaagtcttgcttacgctggtatatatatatgacgaggatttgttcccgtccactctgagtttctcagtatgctatgtcatactcaGTGGCGGAACTAGAAATTTTTTCCAGCCCGGGCTTAATAatatatgaataaaaaatatatttgagataactataaaatttatgataaaatatcttttaataaaaattcgttTTACCTCTCCGACTCaaaggaaaaaattaaaagtgtctAAATTTTCAGTTTTGGGTTTAAACATctattattcaaattttaataatttcatatttGTAACCataaaaaacatcaaatttatGCCAAGTTAGGGTATAAAATGAACCAAAATTAATAAGTTgcgtatttttttaattttaaaattaggaccttgaaataaattttggttgattttttcataactgcaaaataatctaaatttttagttttgcatttaaatatctatatttattcaaattttaatcattttacattttaaccattaaaaaacGTCACAATTGATGTCAGATTAGGATATAGACTGaatcaaaattaataagttgtgtatttttttaattcaaaattaggACCATGAAATTAATTTCGGTTGatttttatatagaataatcttttaactttattcaattgaaaaaaaagaaaaaaaaataattttaacatttatatTAACGTAAAAGTCTAgatagtattaatttttaacttttatattaatgcaaaaaatttattttaacttttatattaacgtaaaattaatttaataaaaaaattaattttaacttttacatTTCGGttgattattcaatttttttatattaacgtAAAAGTCTAGTAttagttttaacttttattaaaataaagaaaaaatatgattaatatAAAGGCTACAAGTGATATAACTGTTGAGACTAAATGGTTGGTATTATAATTACTTTTAGCTTTTattgagaaaaaaagaaaaaagatattcaaagaaaaaaagaaaaacaatacaaAGCCGATGCCTCTCTAACACAAAGAgaggcaaaaaaaaaacaaatggttgGTTTTACAGACTACTAGATTCGAACCCTTACCCAAAAGCCAAGAAGGCTACAAGTGATATAACCGTTGAgacaaataatattttggtcATATCTACATAATAGTTACAATATATAGTAATTTCAGCCCTGGCTAGAGCCTACCCCAGCCTAGCTGTAGTTCCGCCACtggtcatacttacgctgggatcatttcaatattgttttccataatcatatcatattagtataaaatgttttgatttaagggttttaaacttaataaatgtaaatagtactgcgaactcatctcaatatatctgaccccgttgttttcccaaattttccaggtttatgatttgaaagctggtccactccgattcttttgattcttcggaggtttttatgttatttaactagttactgttttcgaactcttagaccgcagtagaactagtttatttattacatttgatattacattttgggattgtcgatatattcgattatttatatttgacatGATTACTCTGAATTatgatattgttatatataaggcatgttgttgaacatttaagatatttaagttatttatatttgaactgtaatataaattgctagacttagtctggagtctcggttgcccccgagcagttttctgcaggtttaaatgtttatttaatttccgcgagacttgctacgggtcttggtacaaccatacccataccctaacgccggtcacgattcatgaaattggggcGTGACATATAACAATATATATTGaagtcaaaatttaaaatatgttctATATTTGACATTTTGCTacattttatgttaaaaattgCACAATATATGACATATGCAATGAAAAATTAGAGATATTCTTATTTAGAAATTTCAGGATCATGGCTAACCACAAccaaaaattagttaaattaaattatccacttaatttaattaaacattttaatttaatcagtCAGTTCCATTAATTctaattatatcaataaaaaaatccttatacttatgattaatatttttaaaatatggttAACCCAATATTTTATgtcttttaatattattattattattatcaacttaaccaaattaactaactaatttattgatttagttttGTATCTTTAAAATCTTAATTACTTTAGCTTAAATGAGCGACAGTACTGCCAACAGTGGTACATAAAAGTCACGTCCCAATTATGATCTTCATAATAAAGagcatttttaataaaataaagagtttttaattttaatcaaataaattctctattttataatttttagtttattttttataaatattaaatcatatttattttttcatttttttgaaaaaaatattttggaaatattatattttcaaaaaaaagagtagataatttattttagaaattaaattttttaataaaatataaaatagagaGTGAAATTTATGAAAAGGCAAACGTATTGTCTGCTTTAAATTTAAAGGATAAAGAGTTTTTTGaacttctaattttttaaattaacaaattaattatttagaaatCATTTGATTAGTATGTGGTTACCATTTACTCTCATTCAATGGAATTTGATCTTTTTATCGCTGCAGGCGTGCCACACACACAATGCTGGAATAGACCACAGCATGGCATAACTATATGTTGATATTgctaacaaatataaaaattatttaaatatgtataaatattaaaaacattatattcaattttaatattatctctaataattttattgttttttcttaaatagtaaattattttttgtttttttaatttattatgatattaatttatttttattattataaattaatttattttttatgctatACATTAATTtggtaaataatattttaatttatttagttattttatttttttgatagttttttaataaataaattgtgaaaatagtatttatacatgtattatgataattttgataaaaaaaattgatgaataGTTTTATTAATCTCTAATAATTTGCAgtataagttttttattttctaatttaattgtGAACTAATTTATGCTTAAAATAAGATGTTGaattattaaacttttatttctGTCAATTTACATCATTtttaaagaaacaaattcaaaataaacttgGTAAAGAGAGtggttaattaatagttaaaacTATCTGGGTCGCACTAGAATGCAGTACCACATAATTTACCAGGCCATTATGAATGAGTTTGTGTGAATCAAATTTGCCACATAAGATTATAAACCATTTAATATGGTATTTAATAGTAGGTTATcacatttattaatttataattttaaatggcAAATTTAATTCACACAAAAATTTCTTATGTACTTAAGTTTGAATAGAAAGGGTAGTGGGCCTAGTGGCATCATTTCACACCATATCAAGTTTAAATGTAGAACatgtaattttgtttaaaaaaaatatatatagtaaCATATGCCATGTTTGTGGTTCATGTAATGGGTTTAGAATGAAATAGCTATTCCCTATTGTTTACTTTGATTCATGTAATAGTTAAGTAGATTGATAGGAAGAAATTACACGATTTACAAGGACACTGTTTGATGCAGGAACTACTGTTTAAATGAAATTGCAGTTAAACTTTTTGGTATAAATATCGGACTCCCCAACAGACAGCAAACCATATAACATTCAAGGAATGTCATGAGAGCAAACTCTATATACATATTTCCGagcatataataaaatataaacttctTTCGTTCATTTGATTCTGATAGTAAATGGAATTTGTATGTATCGACCACTTATCTAGAAGGTGAGCTATAGAGATGAATCAATTGTGAATTCCTCCTCTACAAATAACTCTTCTTCACCAGCAGAACTTCTTTTTCTGCAGATGACAGAAAACATTTAGGCTTGATAAATATTACAATAACCACCATCGCGAAGAGTATAATTTCAACTTACCCGAAATCTGGCTTCCTCTCGTCTATCTATGAATGCAAGAAGCTCTTCTTGCCTGATTAAAGCTTCGTGCAAAGCCTGTAAGGAGAACAGAGATAAACAGATTGAATAAAGCCCGCTGTTCAGTAATACTAAATGTACACATAAAGAAGCAAGTTGgcaattctataaaattttgaagTCGGATTGAATACTGATGTAGGATGGAAATCTTGAGAAACAATTAGCTTCAACAAACATCCTACCCATGACCTCGTTCTTCAGTTGGTTAACATAGATTAACAGTAGGGAAAACGACAACAATGGCCTAAAAACggataaaattttcaaaaaatatgcTTTTTCAGAAAAGTTTTCACCAAGCATCTAACACGTTTTCACTCGTCACATAGAAGTTCTCGCTTTGTATGCTCCGTATCCGAGATGTATTGAAGATGTATTAGCAATGTCTTTTTGaggtatcaaatatgtatctacgatgtattaagcctaaaaaaatgagttatttgttttttaagtaaAGATAATTTTGTTGGCTTAGAgcgtaattttgaaaattaagtgatttttttGTGTAGTTTCCTGGATAACCCTTAACAGTAACTGGACCTAGGGGTATGCAAATTCGAACCaaacctaaaaacccaaaccgaCAAACTCAATTTGgttcatttaatattataaaaaatttggttttccGGTTCAATTTGGTTTTGAACATTTAAAAGATCAGTCAAGTTTTAGTATAAACCCAACCGAAATAACCAAACTTATCCAAAAAAACCGACCGAATCTACTcgttcggtttgatttgaaaaaatttacttcctttaaattttggttcgatttagttttgaaaaaaataaatcagtTTGGTTGGGATTGAACCAAATGACACCCCAAACTGGACCAAAGACCAATAGCCATATGATATTCACTGGATCCCCACATATATCTTTAATAATCTAAGTTATGTGCATATGACTAAGTTTCAGTACCAAACTACCGGGGAATTCATATCAGATAAAGCTATACGCAAGAAAGGCAAGCTGATAAAAAGATGTAAATACCTTTTTCGTAGTAATTAACTCTGCTTCTAATGCATCCACTCGACAAACAGCAGCATTCAGCAGCTCCTCTTTCTCACAAGGCATCTGAAAAGGCTTCATCTGTAGCATCTCGACTTTCTCTTCAAGCTCACCTAGCCTCTTTATGACGGACGAGCGAAGGTCTGCCTGTGAAAATCCTGGAGCAGGAGAAGGGGGACGGGACTCTTCTTTCAAAACCGGTTCAAAAGTTGGTTCAGTGTCATCAGAGACTGAATAATCCGCAGGGTATTTCTTATTTCCCCAAATCGGCAGTGATTGGATAAAGGCAAAAATGCCTATCACACATGCCAACAGCAGGGCCCAAATACGAGCAAAGATTCCTTCAGGAGTTTTACCTATACTTGGCAGAGGTGGTGTTCCTAGAAATTTCAATAAACAGTTTAAAAGTCAAGTTAACAATAATATCTTAAAGAGTAATGAAACGTGACAAGGAAACACTCGTCAACTATACAAAATGACAGCACAATCTCCAGAGCCTATAAGAAGTACCCAACCCAGTGGTGTTTTAACTGATATTCTCCATATAACAGGTCTAGAGCTCCAATGTCAAGATCCTGAGAAAATCAAACGCTACCCATTTCATATTAAAACCCCAGCAATCAACCTAAAATACTGGTATTCTCTTCATTGCACACACGAACGTAATAGAAatttaacaaacaaaaacaTGCTGACAGAAGGTAATTAAAGCAAAGCAAATCAACTTTCTATAAAATGATAAACTGTTAGTGATACGAGAATCCCACATCgagtaaacaaacaaaaatcaagtGACTTATAAGTGAAGGCGATTGGTATTTAGCACAAAACCAACTCACTAGTGCTAATTATACAAAGCCCAGTTAACTCCAGAAAAGCTATATCACTATTTTGTTGAAAGATCCAAAACATGCTTGAGAGGATTACTCATTGAATATTCAACATATATTGTCAATATGATAGAGTGCATGGTGAATGGATAGCAGGATAGGCAAAAGTGTATTGTAACTGCGCAATTACACTGGCTAACCTCTGCAAGTATGTTGTTCTTGGAAGGACACTTGTTTCTTCCATCCCCCATCCACAGTCTTGTCAATCATGGGAatatattcatcatagtcagAGAGGACTCCAGCAACACTTGCCTTACCAGCCACCCTAGCCTATATAAACAGCCGAGCATATTGCCCATGAGTTTAGTTTCATGAAGATATAATGCAATATGTTTGATCCAACAATTTGAGTATTTTCATGTATAAATTTGATACATAAATCTATAAACACTAAATTTAATAAGCTATTTCCTTATATCTATCAGAAAACAAGTATGATGAGAGCTTGAGACATCCACACTCCTTATCAAGTAAGATAAATACAAAGTAGAAAAGAATAAAGCTGCAGTTGGAATCAACCAAGAGTATTATATCTTGTTAAACTCGTGAAGAATAGAAACCATAAAAAAATCCCAGAGTAACCCCAGATGTCTAAACCATGATCACAAAATTAATGCCACTGCAAATGTGAAAATGCTTACTTCTTCGCAAACAGGTGTCAATTTTGGGACTGAATAAGTTCTAGTTGGTTTCGGGGATGCAACATCTTCCACTTCCGATCCTGACTCAGCAGATGTATCACTAGTTTTTACCTGATGTAACAGAAAAATGAAACTAGCTTTAGAAAATTAAAGCAGTGATTTAAATAGCAGGAATAAGCTAGGCATATCTGCAGAAAGAGAGCTGGAAACAAATACCGCTGGATAACGTGGCTTATTGGAAACAATTACCCTGCCATCACTATTTGAAATTGTTACAATTTGTCTGGAATATAGAGCTTCACCATTGAGGACCATCTATATACAGAAGGATTTAACatataagcaaaatatttaactGAAAAAGGCACTTATATTTAGTCAAATCAATGCTATACACCACAGAACAACCAACAGTACAAGATGGTCACAAACCTTCAAAATCGCTGGATCTTTCCATGGACCCTTATCAGATCTCATACAACCACCTTGATCTGCACAATTACAGGTACCGCCTAGAAATTCTGGCAACTCGCTAGAGAAGTTACGTGCATATTTCAAAAGTTTTAGACCATTGAGACGATTGAAAGAGAAAACT
This region of Mercurialis annua linkage group LG1-X, ddMerAnnu1.2, whole genome shotgun sequence genomic DNA includes:
- the LOC126666197 gene encoding phosphatidylinositol/phosphatidylcholine transfer protein SFH8-like isoform X2, with the translated sequence MSGPLDLFAIPCFEGSSGNDEKRERKSDFENSEEDRRTRIGSLKKKAMKASKKIRRSLHKRKSKSNREGIAAIEDVRDVEEQQVVDAFRQALIGDELLPSRHDDYHMLLRFLKARKFDIEKAKQMWAKMIQWRKDFGTDTIMEDFEFSELNEVLKYYPQGNHGLDKEGRPVYIERLGKVDPSKLMQVTTIERYLRFHVQEFEKSFAIKFPACSIAAKRHIDSSTTILDVEGVGLKNFSKSARELLTQLQKIDGDNYPETLCRMYIINAGPGFKLLWSTVKSFLDSQTASKIHVLGNKYQTKLLEIIDKCELPEFLGGTCNCADQGGCMRSDKGPWKDPAILKMVLNGEALYSRQIVTISNSDGRVIVSNKPRYPAVKTSDTSAESGSEVEDVASPKPTRTYSVPKLTPVCEEARVAGKASVAGVLSDYDEYIPMIDKTVDGGWKKQVSFQEQHTCRGTPPLPSIGKTPEGIFARIWALLLACVIGIFAFIQSLPIWGNKKYPADYSVSDDTEPTFEPVLKEESRPPSPAPGFSQADLRSSVIKRLGELEEKVEMLQMKPFQMPCEKEELLNAAVCRVDALEAELITTKKALHEALIRQEELLAFIDRREEARFRKKKFCW
- the LOC126666197 gene encoding phosphatidylinositol/phosphatidylcholine transfer protein SFH8-like isoform X1, with translation MSTNPEIGSDVLLGFEGSSGNDEKRERKSDFENSEEDRRTRIGSLKKKAMKASKKIRRSLHKRKSKSNREGIAAIEDVRDVEEQQVVDAFRQALIGDELLPSRHDDYHMLLRFLKARKFDIEKAKQMWAKMIQWRKDFGTDTIMEDFEFSELNEVLKYYPQGNHGLDKEGRPVYIERLGKVDPSKLMQVTTIERYLRFHVQEFEKSFAIKFPACSIAAKRHIDSSTTILDVEGVGLKNFSKSARELLTQLQKIDGDNYPETLCRMYIINAGPGFKLLWSTVKSFLDSQTASKIHVLGNKYQTKLLEIIDKCELPEFLGGTCNCADQGGCMRSDKGPWKDPAILKMVLNGEALYSRQIVTISNSDGRVIVSNKPRYPAVKTSDTSAESGSEVEDVASPKPTRTYSVPKLTPVCEEARVAGKASVAGVLSDYDEYIPMIDKTVDGGWKKQVSFQEQHTCRGTPPLPSIGKTPEGIFARIWALLLACVIGIFAFIQSLPIWGNKKYPADYSVSDDTEPTFEPVLKEESRPPSPAPGFSQADLRSSVIKRLGELEEKVEMLQMKPFQMPCEKEELLNAAVCRVDALEAELITTKKALHEALIRQEELLAFIDRREEARFRKKKFCW